The following coding sequences lie in one Melopsittacus undulatus isolate bMelUnd1 chromosome 9, bMelUnd1.mat.Z, whole genome shotgun sequence genomic window:
- the IP6K2 gene encoding inositol hexakisphosphate kinase 2, protein MSPAFGAMEVEHYSKGVLLEPFVHQVGGHSCVLRFNDKTICKPLIQREHQFYETLPTEMRKFTPQYEGVVSVSFEEDEDGNLCLIAYPLNGDHDNLENLDNSDCEPKSKLLRWTNKKTVLLENEKISKEWVRQHRKEEKMKSHKLEEEFEWLKKSEVLYYTVEKKGNVSSQFKHHNPWSMKCHQQQLQRMKENAKHRNQYKFILLENLTSRYEVPCVLDLKMGTRQHGDDASEEKKANQIRKCQQSTSAVIGVRVCGMQVYQAGTGQLMFMNKYHGRKLSVQGFKEALYQFFHNGKYLRRELFESVIKKLTELKSVLEKQESYRFYSSSLLIIYDGKERQEVAVDSDPEDLEDLSEESSDESAGAYAYKPSTSTVDVRMIDFAHTTCKYYGEDSVVHEGQDTGYVFGLQNLIDIIKEIRDDSSE, encoded by the exons ATGAGCCCAGCATTTGGAGCCATGGAAGTGGAGCACTATTCCAAGGGAGTTCTGCTCGAGCCTTTTGTCCACCAGGTTGGAGGACACTCCTGTGTCCTCCGGTTTAATGACAAGACCATCTGTAAGCCCCTTATCCAGAGGGAACACCAGTTCTATGAAACTCTCCCCACAGAAATGCGTAAATTCACTCCACAGTATGAGG GTGTGGTGTCGGTGAGCTTTGAAGAGGATGAAGATGGAAACTTGTGTCTAATAGCATATCCACTGAATGGGGACCACGATAACTTAGAAAACTTAGATAATTCTGACTGTGAACCCAAAAGTAAACTTTTGCGGTGGACTAACAAAAAGACAGTGTTGTTAGAAAATGAGAAGATATCCAAGGAATGGGTCCGGCAgcacaggaaagaggaaaaaatgaaaag TCACAAATTGGAGGAAGAATTCGAGTGGCTGAAGAAATCTGAAGTCTTGTATTATACTGTagagaaaaaagggaatgtCAGTTCACAATTTAAACACCATAATCCTTGGAGCATGAAATGCCACCAGCAGCAGTTACAGCGgatgaaggaaaatgcaaaacacCGGAATCAATATA AATTCATCCTGCTGGAAAACCTGACATCTCGATACGAAGTACCGTGTGTGTTGGACCTTAAGATGGGCACCCGGCAGCATGGAGATGATGCCTCGGAGGAGAAGAAGGCCAATCAGATCCGCAAGTGTCAGCAGAGTACATCAGCTGTTATTGGAGTACGAGTCTGTGGCATGCAG gTCTACCAGGCAGGCACCGGCCAGCTGATGTTCATGAATAAATACCACGGAAGGAAGCTCTCGGTGCAAGGGTTTAAAGAAGCACTTTATCAGTTCTTTCATAACGGCAAATACCTGCGCAGGGAACTCTTTGAGTCTGTTATTAAAAAGCTGACTGAACTCAAGTCTGTCCTAGAGAAGCAGGAGTCCTACCGCTTCTACTCCAGCTCCTTGCTCATCATCTATgatgggaaggagaggcaggaggttGCTGTCGACTCGGACCCGGAGGACTTGGAGGACCTTTCGGAGGAGTCTTCAGATGAGTCGGCAGGAGCGTACGCCTACAAGCCGAGCACCAGCACTGTTGATGTGCGGATGATAGACTTTGCCCACACCACCTGCAAGTACTATGGTGAAGACAGCGTTGTGCACGAGGGCCAGGACACGGGTTACGTTTTTGGACTTCAGAATTTAATAGatattattaaagaaataagagaTGACAGTAGCGAATAA